In Streptomyces sp. SN-593, a single genomic region encodes these proteins:
- a CDS encoding sigma-70 family RNA polymerase sigma factor produces MLAERFEAHRALLHAVAFRMLGSAGEAEDAVQETWLRLGRTDVREVANLPGWLRTVLSRICLDMLRSRAARREDLTGRHVFDEVEAPAQAPGARPEDEALRADAVGRALLVVLDTLDPDERVTFVLHDMFAVPFDRIAPLVDRTPATTKKLASRARRKVRGTPAVPADELARRRRVVAAFLSAMRAGDLDAILAVLAPDVVRRADPAALAPGMAAEVRGARRVAEGTALLARRARYAEPALVDGRVGIVVAPRGRLALALTVSFGEDGLISGYDVIADPDRLRRLDLAVLDPVAPHGTAGGPAAGALPGPGGTGRGRPDS; encoded by the coding sequence GTGCTCGCGGAGCGGTTCGAGGCGCACCGCGCCCTCCTGCACGCGGTCGCCTTCCGGATGCTCGGCTCCGCGGGCGAGGCCGAGGACGCCGTGCAGGAGACGTGGCTGCGCCTGGGCCGTACCGACGTGCGCGAGGTGGCGAACCTGCCCGGCTGGCTGCGCACGGTGCTGTCCAGGATCTGCCTCGACATGCTGCGCTCCCGGGCCGCGCGGCGCGAGGACCTGACCGGCCGGCACGTCTTCGACGAGGTCGAGGCTCCCGCCCAGGCGCCCGGCGCCCGCCCCGAGGACGAGGCCCTGCGCGCGGACGCGGTCGGCCGCGCGCTGCTGGTGGTGCTGGACACCCTGGACCCGGACGAGCGGGTCACGTTCGTGCTGCACGACATGTTCGCGGTGCCCTTCGACCGGATCGCGCCCCTGGTGGACCGCACCCCGGCCACCACGAAGAAGCTGGCCAGCCGCGCGCGCCGCAAGGTGCGCGGCACCCCGGCCGTCCCGGCGGACGAACTCGCCCGCCGGCGCCGGGTGGTCGCCGCGTTCCTGTCGGCCATGCGGGCCGGCGACCTCGACGCGATCCTCGCGGTGCTCGCCCCCGACGTGGTGCGCCGCGCCGACCCGGCGGCGCTGGCGCCCGGCATGGCGGCCGAGGTCCGCGGAGCCCGCCGTGTCGCCGAGGGCACCGCCCTCCTCGCCCGCCGCGCGCGGTACGCCGAGCCGGCCCTCGTCGACGGCCGGGTGGGCATCGTGGTGGCCCCGCGCGGCCGGCTGGCGCTGGCGCTGACCGTGTCCTTCGGCGAGGACGGCCTGATCAGCGGGTACGACGTCATCGCCGACCCGGACCGGCTGCGCCGGCTCGACCTCGCCGTGCTGGACCCGGTGGCCCCGCACGGCACGGCCGGCGGGCCGGCCGCGGGGGCCCTGCCGGGGCCGGGCGGCACCGGCCGGGGCCGCCCGGACTCGTAG
- a CDS encoding aldo/keto reductase has translation MEQRVLGRTGREVSVVGLGTWQLGADWGEVREEDAVAVLDAAVESGVTFFDTADVYGDGRSERLIGRYLKAHPELDVFVATKMGRRADQLPENYDLANFRAWNDRSRANLGVDTLDLVQLHCPPTAVYSTDAVFDALDTLVAEQRVAHYAVSVETCAEALAAIARPGVASVQIILNAFRLKPLEEVLPAAAEAGVGVIARVPLASGLLSGRYTRETVFAANDHRTYNRHGEAFDQGETFSGVDYETGLAAAAEFAELAPEGATPAQTALRWVVQQPGVTSVIPGARSVEQARANAAAAAVPALPREVLDGVRELYGRRLKEQVHGRW, from the coding sequence ATGGAACAGCGTGTATTGGGCCGGACCGGCCGCGAAGTGTCCGTCGTGGGGCTGGGAACGTGGCAGTTGGGCGCCGACTGGGGGGAAGTGCGCGAGGAGGACGCGGTCGCGGTGCTGGACGCCGCGGTGGAGTCCGGGGTGACCTTCTTCGACACCGCGGACGTCTACGGCGACGGCCGCAGCGAGCGGCTGATCGGCCGCTACCTCAAGGCGCACCCCGAGCTCGACGTGTTCGTCGCCACGAAGATGGGGCGCCGCGCGGACCAGCTCCCGGAGAACTACGACCTCGCCAACTTCCGCGCGTGGAACGACCGTTCGCGCGCGAACCTCGGGGTCGACACACTCGACCTGGTGCAGTTGCACTGCCCGCCGACCGCCGTCTACTCCACCGACGCCGTCTTCGACGCGCTGGACACGCTCGTCGCCGAGCAGCGCGTCGCGCACTACGCGGTCAGCGTGGAGACGTGCGCGGAGGCACTGGCCGCGATCGCCCGGCCGGGTGTGGCGAGCGTGCAGATCATCCTCAACGCGTTCCGGCTCAAGCCGCTGGAGGAGGTGTTGCCGGCGGCGGCCGAGGCGGGGGTCGGCGTCATCGCCCGGGTGCCGCTGGCGTCGGGCCTGCTCAGCGGCAGGTACACCCGCGAGACGGTCTTCGCGGCGAACGACCACCGGACGTACAACCGGCACGGCGAGGCGTTCGACCAGGGCGAGACCTTCTCCGGGGTGGACTACGAGACCGGGCTCGCGGCGGCCGCGGAGTTCGCGGAGCTGGCGCCGGAGGGGGCGACCCCCGCCCAGACCGCGCTGCGCTGGGTCGTCCAGCAGCCCGGGGTGACCTCGGTGATCCCCGGCGCCCGGTCGGTCGAGCAGGCGCGGGCGAACGCGGCCGCCGCCGCGGTCCCGGCCCTCCCGCGGGAAGTGCTGGACGGGGTACGGGAGTTGTACGGGCGGAGGCTGAAGGAGCAGGTCCACGGGCGCTGGTGA
- a CDS encoding type II toxin-antitoxin system PemK/MazF family toxin, with the protein MTTFSESQAEFPGAEGPYATTEADPGDVGAVRTQYAPEHDGDPDPGEIVWTWVPYEERDGRGKDRPVLVVAREEAGTLLAVQLTSKRHDGGDWLAIGAGPWDREGRDSWVVLDRVLRVHDRGMRREACALDRGRFNLVVNRLRELYGWA; encoded by the coding sequence GTGACGACGTTCAGTGAGAGCCAGGCGGAGTTCCCGGGGGCCGAGGGGCCGTACGCGACGACGGAGGCCGACCCCGGGGACGTGGGCGCGGTCCGCACGCAGTACGCGCCGGAGCACGACGGGGACCCGGACCCCGGGGAGATCGTGTGGACGTGGGTCCCCTACGAGGAGCGGGACGGCCGGGGCAAGGACCGGCCGGTGCTGGTGGTGGCGCGCGAGGAGGCCGGGACGCTGCTCGCCGTGCAACTGACGAGCAAGCGGCATGACGGCGGTGACTGGCTCGCGATCGGGGCCGGGCCGTGGGACCGCGAGGGGCGCGACTCGTGGGTCGTGCTCGACCGGGTGCTGAGGGTGCACGACCGGGGGATGCGACGGGAGGCGTGCGCGCTGGACCGGGGACGGTTCAACCTGGTGGTCAACCGGCTCCGCGAGTTGTACGGCTGGGCCTGA
- a CDS encoding VWA domain-containing protein, which translates to MAGAISLTPGGNTALDGDAARAEVTATGTPVDVSAVLLTEDRTVRGDGDLVFYNHPAQDGVSVQGRAVGVELARVPAAVQTVAVVVSVDADEPGTVFDGGSGLGLSVTSGAQVVSFEPPPCRLGETVVVLAEFYRRAGAWKVRAVGQGYADGLAGLARDFGVSVDDEPAAAAPAATRPASPVAAPAVPPAAPVAPAPPTVPDTVLAPPASPTPSPTGGFGPPPPAWAPPVPPPPTASPVPPAALPQGAPAPAAPPAGAPSGAPSAAPAISLEKVQQAAPALVDLYKKAGISLRKKGITGQRAAVYLVLDHSASMKSYYRSGTVQHLAEQVLGLSANLDDDGVVPVVVFGSQVNLVSGISLDDHAGRIDALQKKVPWGGTCYAPAMRAVIDHYQQCGATDPAFVVFQTDGEPFDRGDTKRLLQQSSTLPIFWQFVGFGSPRGLRFLQGLDTLRGRTIDNAGFFAAGREPRKRDDAELYDLLMAEFPQWLVAARAARIIR; encoded by the coding sequence ATGGCGGGCGCGATCTCACTCACACCGGGCGGCAACACGGCCCTGGACGGCGACGCGGCGCGCGCGGAGGTGACCGCGACCGGCACGCCCGTCGACGTGTCTGCGGTGCTGCTGACGGAGGACCGTACGGTGCGCGGCGACGGCGACCTCGTCTTCTACAACCACCCGGCGCAGGACGGCGTCAGCGTGCAGGGGCGGGCCGTCGGGGTCGAACTGGCCCGCGTGCCGGCCGCCGTGCAGACGGTCGCGGTCGTCGTCAGTGTCGACGCCGACGAACCCGGCACCGTCTTCGACGGCGGCAGCGGGCTGGGCCTGTCCGTCACCTCCGGCGCGCAGGTGGTCTCCTTCGAGCCGCCGCCGTGCCGGCTCGGCGAGACGGTCGTGGTGCTCGCCGAGTTCTACCGCCGCGCCGGCGCGTGGAAGGTGCGGGCGGTCGGGCAGGGGTACGCCGACGGACTGGCCGGACTGGCCCGGGACTTCGGGGTGTCGGTGGACGACGAGCCCGCCGCGGCCGCCCCCGCCGCGACGCGGCCGGCCTCGCCCGTTGCCGCACCCGCCGTACCCCCCGCCGCCCCGGTCGCGCCCGCGCCGCCGACGGTGCCCGACACCGTCCTCGCGCCGCCCGCCTCCCCGACGCCGTCCCCCACCGGGGGGTTCGGGCCGCCGCCGCCCGCCTGGGCGCCGCCGGTGCCGCCGCCGCCCACCGCATCCCCCGTGCCCCCTGCCGCCTTGCCGCAGGGGGCTCCGGCGCCCGCCGCTCCGCCCGCCGGGGCGCCTTCCGGGGCGCCTTCCGCGGCACCGGCGATCAGCCTGGAGAAGGTCCAGCAGGCCGCGCCCGCGCTCGTCGACCTCTACAAGAAGGCGGGGATCTCCCTCCGGAAGAAGGGGATCACCGGGCAGCGCGCCGCGGTCTACCTCGTGCTCGACCACTCCGCGAGCATGAAGTCGTACTACCGCAGCGGCACCGTGCAGCATCTCGCCGAGCAGGTCCTCGGGTTGTCGGCGAACCTCGACGACGACGGCGTGGTGCCGGTGGTCGTCTTCGGCAGCCAGGTGAACCTGGTCTCCGGGATCTCGCTCGACGACCACGCCGGCCGGATCGACGCGCTCCAGAAGAAGGTGCCGTGGGGCGGCACCTGCTACGCCCCCGCGATGCGCGCGGTGATCGACCACTACCAGCAGTGCGGCGCCACCGACCCGGCGTTCGTGGTCTTCCAGACCGACGGCGAGCCGTTCGACCGCGGCGACACCAAGCGGCTGCTCCAGCAGAGCAGCACGCTGCCGATCTTCTGGCAGTTCGTCGGCTTCGGCAGCCCGCGCGGCCTGAGGTTCCTCCAGGGCCTCGACACGCTGAGGGGCCGCACCATCGACAACGCGGGGTTCTTCGCGGCCGGGCGGGAGCCCCGCAAGCGGGACGACGCGGAGCTGTACGACCTGCTCATGGCGGAGTTCCCGCAGTGGCTGGTCGCCGCGCGGGCCGCCCGGATCATCCGCTGA
- a CDS encoding DUF4232 domain-containing protein, producing MTAAAATTALVALLAAGCATRTGAGADAPPDPGDFRVHADTLPPDGSGETGATPGTRPTGGATGATGGTAVTASATPTGPCPASGLRAAAGPTDGAMGLRQVQLTLTDCGSRSLTVDGYPALRLLDDDGRTVQVAVHHGDDIVDSVTDPGPAATTLRPGGHVVAVLAWRNTYTISNEPPALATVLEFTVEGAAQRAPLTVDLGNTGKIDVTAWYAGK from the coding sequence GTGACCGCGGCCGCCGCCACGACCGCGCTGGTCGCGCTGCTGGCGGCCGGCTGCGCGACGCGGACCGGCGCCGGCGCGGACGCGCCCCCGGACCCGGGCGACTTCCGGGTGCACGCCGACACCCTCCCCCCGGACGGCTCCGGCGAGACCGGAGCGACCCCGGGCACCCGGCCGACGGGCGGTGCCACCGGTGCCACCGGCGGTACCGCCGTCACCGCCTCGGCGACGCCCACCGGCCCCTGCCCCGCCTCGGGGCTGCGGGCGGCCGCCGGCCCGACCGACGGGGCCATGGGCCTGCGCCAGGTCCAGCTCACCCTGACCGACTGCGGCTCCAGGTCCCTCACGGTCGACGGCTATCCGGCGCTGCGGCTGCTCGACGACGACGGCCGTACGGTGCAGGTCGCCGTGCACCACGGCGACGACATCGTGGACAGCGTCACCGACCCCGGGCCGGCCGCCACCACGCTGCGTCCCGGCGGGCACGTCGTGGCCGTCCTGGCCTGGCGGAACACCTACACCATCTCGAACGAGCCCCCGGCGCTCGCCACCGTGCTGGAGTTCACCGTCGAGGGCGCCGCGCAGCGCGCCCCCCTGACCGTCGACCTCGGCAACACCGGGAAGATCGACGTCACCGCGTGGTACGCCGGCAAGTGA
- the glpK gene encoding glycerol kinase GlpK: MADFVGAVDQGTTSTRFMIFDHDGNEVARHQLEHTQYLPRPGWVEHDPTEIWERTNVVIQTAVRNAGITAADLAAIGITNQRETTVVWDPRTGRPYGNAIVWQDTRTDSIAKALERDGHGDLIRQRAGLPPATYFAGGKVKWMLENIDGLREAAEQGNAVFGTTDSWVLWNLTGGPKGGIHATDVTNASRTMLMDLETLDWDDELLGIFGIPRSMLPKINPSSHPEAYGKTRASRPTSTEVPICGVLGDQQAATVGQVCFAPGEAKNTYGTGNFLLLNTGTEAVRSEHGLLTTVAYKFGDAPAVYALEGSIAVTGSAVQWLRDQLHIIKGAPESERLARTVDSSDGIYFVPAFSGLFAPYWRSDARGAIVGLARFHTDGHLARATLESMCYQSRDVVEAMEQDSGVHLDVLKVDGGVTANDLCMQTQADILGVPVSRPVVAETTALGAAYAAGLAVGFWRDTDELREHWHESKRWQPEWSDEQRAAGYKGWKKAVDRTLDWVDVE; this comes from the coding sequence ATGGCGGACTTCGTCGGCGCGGTGGACCAGGGGACCACCAGCACCCGGTTCATGATCTTCGACCACGACGGCAACGAGGTGGCCCGGCACCAACTGGAGCACACCCAGTACCTGCCGCGCCCCGGCTGGGTGGAGCACGACCCGACCGAGATCTGGGAGCGCACCAACGTGGTCATCCAGACCGCGGTGCGCAACGCCGGCATCACCGCGGCCGACCTGGCCGCCATCGGCATCACCAACCAGCGCGAGACCACGGTGGTGTGGGACCCGCGCACCGGGCGGCCGTACGGCAACGCGATCGTCTGGCAGGACACCCGCACCGACTCGATCGCCAAGGCGCTGGAGCGCGACGGCCACGGCGACCTGATCCGGCAGCGGGCCGGGCTGCCGCCCGCGACGTACTTCGCCGGCGGCAAGGTCAAGTGGATGCTGGAGAACATCGACGGGCTGCGCGAGGCCGCCGAGCAGGGCAACGCGGTCTTCGGCACCACCGACTCGTGGGTGCTGTGGAACCTCACCGGCGGCCCCAAGGGCGGCATCCACGCCACCGACGTCACCAACGCCAGCCGCACCATGCTGATGGACCTGGAGACGCTGGACTGGGACGACGAGCTGCTGGGCATCTTCGGCATCCCGCGCTCGATGCTGCCGAAGATCAACCCGTCCTCGCACCCCGAGGCGTACGGCAAGACCCGCGCGTCCCGGCCGACCTCGACCGAGGTGCCGATCTGCGGCGTGCTCGGCGACCAGCAGGCGGCCACCGTCGGCCAGGTGTGCTTCGCCCCGGGCGAGGCCAAGAACACCTACGGCACCGGCAACTTCCTGCTGCTCAACACCGGTACCGAGGCGGTGCGCAGCGAGCACGGCCTGCTCACCACGGTCGCCTACAAGTTCGGCGACGCCCCGGCGGTCTACGCGCTGGAGGGCTCGATCGCGGTGACCGGCTCGGCCGTGCAGTGGCTGCGCGACCAGCTCCACATCATCAAGGGCGCGCCGGAGAGCGAGCGGCTGGCCAGGACCGTGGACAGCAGCGACGGCATCTACTTCGTGCCGGCGTTCTCCGGACTGTTCGCGCCGTACTGGCGCTCCGACGCCCGCGGCGCGATCGTCGGGCTGGCCCGCTTCCACACCGACGGCCACCTGGCCCGGGCCACGCTGGAGTCGATGTGCTACCAGAGCCGCGACGTGGTCGAGGCGATGGAGCAGGACTCCGGGGTGCACCTGGACGTGCTCAAGGTCGACGGCGGCGTCACCGCCAACGACCTGTGCATGCAGACCCAGGCGGACATCCTCGGCGTGCCGGTCAGCCGCCCGGTGGTCGCCGAGACCACCGCGCTCGGCGCCGCGTACGCGGCCGGCCTCGCGGTCGGCTTCTGGCGCGACACCGACGAACTGCGCGAGCACTGGCACGAGTCGAAGCGCTGGCAGCCGGAGTGGTCCGACGAGCAGCGCGCGGCCGGCTACAAGGGTTGGAAGAAGGCGGTCGACCGCACCCTGGACTGGGTGGACGTCGAGTAG
- a CDS encoding MIP/aquaporin family protein — translation MAPRPRGSGLLGELSAEFAGTLILILFGVGVVAQVVAGGALTDPPGGLGDHDSISWAWGLGVTLGVYLAARLSGAHLNPAVTLTLAAFKGFPWQKVAPYMVAQTLGAFCAALLVRWNYTEVLARADPGHTIKTQTVFSTLPGNGNPAAGVHEWGAFRDQVIGTAILLILILAITDLLNNPPGANMGPFIIGLVVVAIGMAFGTDAGYAINPARDLGPRLASYITGYGSAWRDQWGNLYFWVPIAGPLIGGLVGGVAYKLFVGRFLPGAAPEPEGRTPIPQD, via the coding sequence ATGGCGCCACGTCCACGCGGCTCCGGGCTGCTCGGCGAGCTCTCCGCGGAGTTCGCCGGCACCCTGATCCTCATCCTCTTCGGCGTCGGCGTAGTGGCCCAGGTCGTCGCCGGCGGTGCCCTGACCGACCCCCCGGGCGGCCTCGGCGACCACGACAGCATCTCCTGGGCCTGGGGCCTGGGCGTGACGCTCGGCGTCTACCTGGCGGCCCGGCTCAGCGGCGCCCACCTCAACCCTGCGGTCACCCTGACCCTCGCGGCCTTCAAGGGCTTCCCCTGGCAGAAGGTCGCGCCCTACATGGTCGCCCAGACGCTCGGCGCGTTCTGCGCCGCGCTGCTGGTGCGCTGGAACTACACCGAGGTGCTGGCCAGGGCCGACCCCGGACACACCATCAAGACGCAGACGGTCTTCTCGACCCTGCCCGGCAACGGCAACCCCGCGGCCGGCGTGCACGAATGGGGCGCGTTCCGCGACCAGGTGATCGGCACCGCGATCCTGCTGATCCTGATCCTGGCCATCACCGACCTGCTCAACAACCCGCCCGGCGCGAACATGGGCCCGTTCATCATCGGCCTGGTGGTCGTGGCGATCGGCATGGCGTTCGGTACGGACGCCGGCTACGCCATCAACCCGGCCCGTGACCTCGGCCCCCGGCTGGCCAGCTACATCACCGGCTACGGATCGGCCTGGCGGGACCAGTGGGGCAACCTCTACTTCTGGGTGCCGATCGCCGGCCCGCTGATCGGCGGCCTGGTCGGCGGCGTCGCCTACAAGCTCTTCGTCGGCCGCTTCCTGCCGGGCGCGGCGCCGGAGCCCGAGGGCCGCACCCCGATCCCGCAGGACTGA
- a CDS encoding universal stress protein, with product MAHRAGGGSTVVAWIVEGTWPSCVDAVRAHAPDGADVVLVHVPEPEVAGAAHGAFAGLLGRGRPARDPGIALSEQATAAGEALLAEAAARLDRPCATLQRSGRVEREVVAEAQDAALLVLARDGDRSRLGPHSLGPHSRFIVDHAPCPVLLVWPEPPPGADTLPPPPPHPPHP from the coding sequence CTGGCCCACCGCGCCGGCGGCGGCTCGACCGTCGTCGCCTGGATCGTCGAGGGCACCTGGCCCTCCTGCGTGGACGCGGTGCGCGCCCACGCTCCCGACGGCGCCGACGTCGTCCTGGTGCACGTGCCGGAGCCCGAGGTGGCCGGTGCCGCGCACGGCGCGTTCGCCGGCCTGCTCGGTCGCGGCCGGCCCGCCCGCGACCCCGGCATCGCCCTGTCGGAGCAGGCCACCGCCGCCGGTGAGGCGCTCCTCGCCGAGGCCGCCGCCCGCCTGGACCGCCCTTGCGCCACCCTCCAGCGCAGCGGGCGGGTCGAGCGCGAGGTCGTCGCCGAGGCGCAGGACGCGGCCCTCCTCGTGCTCGCCCGCGACGGCGACCGCAGCCGTCTCGGCCCGCACAGCCTCGGTCCGCACAGCCGGTTCATCGTCGACCACGCCCCCTGCCCGGTCCTGCTCGTCTGGCCCGAACCCCCGCCCGGCGCGGACACCCTCCCGCCGCCCCCGCCGCACCCGCCCCACCCGTAG
- a CDS encoding SLC13 family permease, whose translation MSGPAAEALSAVLLVLVLGCAVVRPWGLPEAAVAVPAAAVVIATGAIPLHDARAEAQQLGPVIGFLAAVLVLAQLCDEEGLFTACGGWMASAAGGSPYRLLGQVFALASVITAVLSLDATIVLLTPVVFATAARLGARPKPHVYACTHLSNTASLLLPVSNLTNLLALAASGLSFTRFAALMALPWLAAIGVEYVVLRRFFGTDLAAGAKAPETAERPRLPRFALVTVGCTLAGFVAASLVGVNPAWAAFAGAAVLAVRALLRRRTTPRALVRSAAVPFLAFVLALGIVVRALVDHGLGSALGHAVPGGTGLPALLGLAALAAVLANLINNLPAVLVLLPLAAPNGAGAVLAVLLGVNIGPNLTYAGSLATLLWRRIVRAHEAEVDLGEFTRLGAIAVPASLVVAVVALWLSLTVIGG comes from the coding sequence ATGAGCGGCCCCGCCGCCGAAGCGCTCAGCGCCGTCCTGCTCGTCCTCGTGCTGGGCTGCGCGGTGGTGCGCCCCTGGGGCCTGCCGGAAGCGGCCGTCGCGGTGCCGGCCGCCGCCGTGGTGATCGCCACCGGGGCGATCCCCCTGCACGACGCGCGGGCCGAGGCGCAGCAGCTCGGCCCGGTGATCGGCTTCCTCGCCGCGGTCCTGGTGCTGGCCCAGCTCTGCGACGAGGAAGGGCTGTTCACCGCGTGCGGCGGCTGGATGGCGAGCGCGGCCGGGGGCAGCCCGTACCGCCTGCTCGGGCAGGTCTTCGCGCTCGCGTCGGTGATCACCGCGGTGCTCAGCCTGGACGCGACCATCGTGCTGCTCACCCCGGTGGTCTTCGCGACCGCCGCGCGGCTGGGCGCCCGCCCGAAGCCGCACGTCTACGCCTGCACGCACCTGTCCAACACCGCGTCCCTGCTGCTCCCGGTCTCCAACCTCACCAACCTGCTCGCCCTGGCCGCCAGCGGACTGAGCTTCACCCGGTTCGCCGCGCTGATGGCGCTGCCGTGGCTGGCCGCGATCGGGGTGGAGTACGTGGTGCTGCGGCGGTTCTTCGGCACCGACCTGGCCGCCGGGGCGAAGGCGCCGGAGACCGCCGAACGGCCGCGGCTGCCTCGGTTCGCGCTCGTCACGGTCGGCTGCACGCTCGCCGGCTTCGTGGCCGCGTCGCTGGTCGGCGTCAACCCGGCGTGGGCGGCCTTCGCCGGCGCGGCGGTGCTCGCCGTGCGCGCCCTGCTCCGGCGGCGGACCACTCCCCGCGCGCTGGTGCGGTCGGCCGCCGTCCCCTTCCTCGCGTTCGTGCTCGCCCTCGGCATCGTGGTGCGCGCGCTGGTCGACCACGGGCTCGGTTCGGCGCTCGGCCACGCGGTGCCCGGCGGCACCGGCCTGCCCGCGCTGCTGGGACTCGCGGCGCTGGCAGCGGTGCTGGCGAACCTGATCAACAACCTCCCCGCGGTGCTGGTCCTGCTCCCGCTGGCCGCGCCGAACGGCGCGGGCGCCGTGCTCGCCGTCCTCCTCGGCGTCAACATCGGTCCCAACCTGACCTACGCGGGGTCTCTCGCCACCCTGCTGTGGCGGCGTATCGTGCGGGCGCACGAAGCCGAGGTGGACCTCGGCGAGTTCACCCGCCTCGGCGCGATCGCCGTGCCTGCGTCGCTCGTGGTCGCCGTGGTGGCACTGTGGCTCTCGCTGACCGTGATCGGAGGGTGA